CCCACGCTCGTGGCGAGCTGGCGGTACACGTAGTCGCTCACGTCGCCGGCCGCGAACAGCATCGGCACGCTCGTGTAGATCTCCTCGGTGACTTCCACGTAGCCGTCCTCACGCAGCGCCACGGCGCCTTTCACGAAGTCGGTGTTGGGAATGTGCCCGATGAAGATGAACACGCCGTCAGTGGGCATATCGTGGACCTCGCCGGTCTTGAGGTTCTTCAGGCGCACGCCGTTGACGTTGTCCTCGCCCTTGATCTCCTCGACCGCYGTGTCCCAGATGAACTTCATCTTGGGGTGCGCGAAGGCGCGGGCCTGGGCCACCTTGTTGGCCCGCAGGCTGTCGCGGCGGTGGATCAGCGTGACCTCGTCGGCGAANGTGTCCCAGATGAACTTCATCTTGGGGTGCGCGAAGGCGCGGGCCTGGGCCACCTTGTTGGCCCGCAGGCTGTCGCGGCGGTGGATCAGCGTGACCTCGTCGGCGAACTTGGTCAGGAACAGACCCTCTTCCACGGCCGCGTCGCCGCCGCCCACCACGACCACTTTCTTGCCGCGGTAGAAGAAACCGTCGCAGGTGGCGCAGGTGCTCACGCCGCGCCCCCAGAACTCTTCCTCACCAGGCACGTTCAGGCGCTTGGGGTTGGCGCCGGTCGCCAGGATCACGCTCTTGGCGCGGTACTCGCCGCCGTACCCCGCCACCGTGAAGGGATAGGGGTGAGACGTGGGGTCGTGGCGGATGCCCTGCACCTCATCCATCTCGATCTTCGCGCCGAACTTCTCGGCCTGCTGCTGCATGCGCTGCGCGAGTTCCATGCCCGGAATCGGGTCGGGAAAGCCGGGGTAGTTCTCGACCTCCTCGGTCTGGGCGATCTGGCCGCCGGGCAGCCCCTTTTCCAGAATGACGGTCGAGAGGTTGGCGCGGCCCGTGTAGATGGCCGCCGTCAGGCCGGCGGGACCGCCACCGATGATGACGACGTCATAGTCCTGGGCAGGGGGACTGGTCATGCCACGAGCGTACCACCGGTCACATTACCTGACCGTCNGGCCGCCGGGCAGCCCCTTTTCCAGAATGACGGTCGAGAGGTTGGCGCGGCCCGTGTAGATGGCCGCCGTCAGGCCGGCGGGACCGCCACCGATGATGACGACGTCATAGTCCTGGGCAGGGGTACTGGTCATGCCACGAGCGTACCACCGGTCACATTACCTGACCGTCAGCTCCGCACAGTTTACTTTTTAAAGTAGTAGCATCAAAAAAGAGCCTCACCCGGAAGTGAGGCCCTCTGTGGTTGGGGTACTAGGACTCGAACCTAGATTGACGGTGTCAGAGACCGGCGTCCTGCCATTGGACGATACCCCAGCGAACTGCATCTGGCAAGCCTCTTTGGAGGAGGCAGGGGGGAGTATAGCCAGCCATCCGCTCGGCGTCAATACACCCCGGGGGAAGCGGTCCAGGCCGCACAAAGTCCGGAGTCGCTGGACCCCGTTCACAACGCTAAGTTTTGCGGTTGTCCCTTTGTCGTCAGTTTGGTATAATCAGGCGTTGCCGCGCCGTATGCCCTATGCCGGAGTCACTTCAGGCAGAAGCAGCGGGCAGGTATCAGGAAGGCGGACGTAGACCGGCAAGGACTGCGCGCCAGGAGGAACAGGAGTTCATGGAAGACAACACTCAGACCCCCGCCCAGCAAGGCGGGACTCAGCCCCAGGCGGGCGTGACCCCCAGCAGCGTTCCCCAGATCGAGGAGCGCGAATACCCAGCCATGACCATGGAGGACATCCTCGCCAGTGAGGCGCAGGAACCCCAGAGTGTCAGCCGCGGCGATATCGTGGACGGCACCATCGTCTTCATCGGCCAGGACGGCATCGCCGTGGACATCGGCGCGAAGGTCGAGGGCGTCATTCCCCTCAACCAGCTGGGCGAGGAAAGCGTGTCGCTGGAGCAGGCCCAGGCCGAGTACAAGCAGGGCGACAAGATCGAAGCCTATGTCGTCCGCGTGGACCTCGCCAACAACCAGATCGTGCTGAGCAAGAAGCGCGCCGATCAGGACAAGGGCTGGCGCGTC
Above is a genomic segment from Deinococcus sp. Leaf326 containing:
- a CDS encoding NAD(P)/FAD-dependent oxidoreductase, which encodes FADEVTLIHRRDSLRANKVAQARAFAHPKMKFIWDTAVEEIKGEDNVNGVRLKNLKTGEVHDMPTDGVFIFIGHIPNTDFVKGAVALREDGYVEVTEEIYTSVPMLFAAGDVSDYVYRQLATSVG